The following proteins are encoded in a genomic region of Blastopirellula marina:
- a CDS encoding polysaccharide biosynthesis tyrosine autokinase, whose product MSNGNLVISSEKDRRRQGTNVPGTVVANRPQEEDGMQFGQVLHSLRRQWLASIVLGLLVAVPVAIAAWVLQSPTYTSSAYLRISSNDQPLAFKTIEQTNRNDYRTFKNTQRQLMVTPFVLNSALSREDIMSLDIVREEENPLEWLQEELIVGFPGDAEILQVSMMSKDPTSAPKIVNAVVSAYKDEVIETERLARVTRLENLERVHSETENKARQMRSDFKQLAETLGTSDSETLSLAQQGSVQHYGLVRNELAQVRFELMRAEGELDFLLSSNKAQIESVSRSGGDGGLTTENAPGVGDDATPRVPVSDADDSVDEVAENGDGDSNDGEVADLKLSDVEMDEAIANDPVSVKLQAELDRFEDVRFTLTEAAYERYRQTNSAEINAIETSLKERRAHLEKLVIERIAQQQAEGDVRKNSMMTTSLKLPEVDNTIPELKVRIGVLRQQQRELSKEVADLEKEVRTFGRSSVEVEMKRSEIASLDEILQQLNTEIERTNIELRGAPRITLLSEAKTGTVTDKKKPIMITAAAALAGFVLPGGLLLLRDFRKKHLSDLPTTRDELGLELLGTIPRLPRGIVRKPKALSHNLGPYEDQVRDSSDSVAATVLRRSLSEQCQVLLISSAMPREGKSSLTCHLAISLAQAGRKVVVVDFDLRRPSMHSIFGLPVGPGVGDILVGEAKLADSIRPTDIPNVDLLPAGIKEQSVPRSASTGRLDQLFADLRKSYDFIIVDAGPVLGSPSTRFLAQPQHVDGVILSIFKDVSQVAQVDDAKRILNSFGAPIIGTVLSGYSSGMYYSYTNRSTSTVEVE is encoded by the coding sequence ATGTCAAACGGAAATCTGGTCATATCCTCTGAAAAAGATCGACGCCGACAAGGGACTAATGTTCCAGGCACTGTTGTTGCTAATCGCCCTCAGGAAGAGGACGGCATGCAGTTTGGGCAGGTTCTTCATTCGCTCAGACGTCAATGGCTGGCATCGATCGTGCTGGGGCTTTTAGTCGCCGTACCAGTGGCGATTGCCGCATGGGTACTTCAGTCACCCACTTACACATCATCTGCCTACTTGCGAATTTCCTCAAACGATCAGCCCCTTGCATTTAAAACCATAGAACAAACCAACCGGAATGACTACCGAACATTTAAGAACACTCAGCGTCAGTTGATGGTTACTCCGTTTGTCTTGAACTCGGCCCTCAGTCGTGAAGACATCATGAGTCTTGACATTGTCCGTGAAGAGGAAAACCCACTCGAGTGGTTGCAGGAAGAATTGATTGTCGGATTCCCAGGCGATGCTGAGATTCTTCAGGTTTCAATGATGAGTAAGGATCCCACTTCAGCCCCGAAAATCGTCAACGCAGTCGTTTCAGCATACAAAGACGAAGTGATCGAGACCGAGCGACTGGCAAGAGTAACTCGATTAGAAAACTTAGAGCGTGTTCATAGCGAGACAGAGAATAAAGCTCGTCAAATGCGTTCCGACTTCAAGCAATTGGCGGAAACTTTAGGAACGAGCGACAGCGAAACACTTAGCTTGGCTCAGCAGGGCTCAGTGCAGCACTATGGTCTAGTGCGTAACGAACTCGCGCAAGTTCGGTTTGAACTGATGCGTGCGGAAGGTGAGCTCGACTTTTTGCTTTCAAGCAATAAGGCTCAAATCGAAAGTGTTTCCAGATCCGGTGGAGACGGTGGGCTTACAACCGAAAATGCTCCCGGAGTTGGAGATGACGCCACACCTCGCGTTCCTGTTTCCGATGCTGATGATTCCGTTGACGAAGTTGCTGAAAATGGCGACGGTGACTCAAATGATGGCGAAGTAGCTGACCTCAAGCTTTCGGATGTGGAAATGGATGAGGCCATCGCAAATGACCCAGTCTCGGTCAAATTGCAAGCTGAATTGGATCGATTCGAGGATGTTCGGTTCACGTTAACTGAAGCTGCGTATGAGCGATATCGCCAGACTAATTCTGCGGAAATCAATGCGATTGAGACGAGTCTAAAGGAACGTCGGGCACATCTCGAAAAGCTTGTTATCGAGAGGATTGCACAACAGCAGGCCGAGGGAGATGTTCGCAAGAATAGCATGATGACGACCAGCTTGAAGCTGCCGGAAGTTGATAACACGATTCCTGAGTTGAAGGTCCGAATTGGCGTCTTGCGTCAGCAGCAAAGAGAACTTTCCAAGGAGGTTGCTGATCTTGAAAAGGAAGTGAGAACGTTTGGTCGATCATCCGTGGAAGTTGAAATGAAGCGTTCCGAGATTGCCAGCCTCGACGAGATTCTTCAGCAGCTTAATACCGAAATTGAACGGACGAATATTGAATTACGTGGGGCTCCGAGGATCACTCTCTTAAGTGAAGCGAAAACCGGAACCGTTACGGATAAGAAAAAACCGATTATGATCACAGCGGCTGCTGCCCTTGCAGGCTTCGTATTGCCTGGTGGTTTGCTTCTCCTGCGTGATTTCCGTAAAAAGCATCTAAGTGATTTGCCGACAACACGTGATGAGCTTGGCTTGGAGCTGTTAGGGACAATTCCTCGGCTTCCACGTGGTATCGTTCGCAAGCCGAAGGCCCTCTCGCACAACCTGGGGCCATACGAAGATCAGGTTCGAGATTCTTCCGACTCCGTAGCAGCTACGGTACTTCGGCGCTCGCTCAGTGAGCAATGTCAAGTTCTTCTCATTTCTAGCGCTATGCCACGTGAAGGCAAATCGAGTCTGACGTGCCATCTTGCGATCAGTTTGGCACAAGCCGGGCGAAAGGTTGTCGTCGTTGACTTCGACTTGCGTCGTCCAAGCATGCACAGCATTTTTGGATTACCAGTCGGGCCAGGCGTGGGTGATATTTTAGTCGGCGAAGCCAAGTTGGCTGACAGCATTCGGCCAACCGACATCCCTAACGTTGATCTATTGCCTGCCGGGATAAAAGAGCAATCGGTTCCGCGAAGTGCCTCGACTGGCCGGCTTGATCAGCTTTTTGCAGACCTTCGTAAGTCATATGATTTCATAATTGTTGATGCTGGTCCTGTCCTGGGGTCGCCGAGTACACGTTTCCTGGCACAGCCTCAACACGTAGATGGCGTTATTCTTTCCATCTTCAAGGATGTAAGTCAGGTTGCTCAAGTTGATGATGCGAAACGCATTCTGAATAGTTTTGGGGCACCAATCATCGGAACTGTTTTGTCAGGCTATAGCTCCGGAATGTACTACTCGTACACAAACCGCAGTACAAGCACCGTTGAAGTTGAATAG
- a CDS encoding tetratricopeptide repeat protein, producing the protein MSRHKDSFLREARRVRDEGRIGDALAHYRRYSLVSPTDVEALSEFGYLLKDVGSYDQAYLILTRALALEPNQDDLRLVAAELAIRLRRFNDAVNLINSLIEKSPDDPVLQERLAICQSGKGDYREARQTLERAIKLDKKNRDYYLHLANLQFSALNSYIEAKKTLDRMVESDPKEPLTYVNRGHWILSVIASGVADKQENAANANIQTSRDYRIEQVQADVDKSLELAPGLIDVNLLAAELALTKSDLDEAAKFANYAKRIAPQEPYPVRLLIRVESLKGDLERAVELSKEAVQVWPKDFQIHWMLANLLIDLQNVEEASPVVDKLRSLSPSPALVALLEARILAVQGKWLESAKLVEANRALLINWPTIASRADFHLGRCYQQLARPDQELNAYRRALAADPTSRDLRLAVANALRDANKFDEAFEEYQVLVEFERSSAESGEGEGVPFEAVVNYFRLLIREESLKSNDQSFDNVGKVLDQLESREPEIEFLPILRAEWLISKGETEEAVELVHKARTESPNKFEYLSAEVMLACQQEDWSAADRMLADGKKEFSADERYWMLRGKYAMLRYGTDAGQYLKEISQSSELQDLEKYPAVVSYLASLAFWIQDSELTKELGQKVVKAEPDQLAIRLLLLEVAFREEDLEAIGPLLAEVEKIDGQHATWNYGEAVRLVLSAQVDDNKTPEDKRLLRAFAHLADAEKLRPGWSRPITFEAQILESQGQEDVALAKYEDAISLGERDPIVVQRTTALLFKRGRYGEVDRLLARLDDNGNKISADLLEAGREAAMQLGNLGRALQLAQDLAGKSGSSDDHVWLAQLLVMLQKPEQAEIELKKAIEISPNMPEPWLGMVSIYAKNGQRDLASQAIEDGSSKLDENKRDIFRGRSYEILGDGGKAEASYRTAIINNPDDVQARFSLVRYYLRTNRQADSIRELRLFLKEELTEDMRTWARRNLAIQLAKEGGDGNTEESLKLLDDNEEAIGQNRQDQIVRATIFAIQPEEEAQKSAIKTLEEVGGSSLSLEEQFLLGKLYATHDQIAKATQLFSQLTIRSSGDPKYLRAYIAALLKNGEVSEAGVWADRLALDLPSHITTVDLQSKVLFAKGRYDEIPPLLNKWLNDDVTSQERGVASHSVQLEWAASKLDEFADQMDKDHLSTASKFRSQANDLRLALKEPAMKLQQATLLVARTQIEPALTMLREIVGKVPAQDFSRTFSYIVGQNPSVTILEEMDEILKEAQKEYSDDMDVLKVAGDVALLRGEFERSRKAYQQVLAGSPEDVHALNNCALAMAFEGGSKEAVVLANKAVAVGGEVPPLLDTRGVTYLAVGDTASAIQDFKKAIASSPLPEYFFHLALAQKRAGKFAESKASLTAIDLPEFGDLTLHESERAAYEELLSTD; encoded by the coding sequence ATGTCACGACACAAGGATTCTTTTTTGCGAGAGGCTCGGCGAGTACGTGACGAGGGACGAATCGGTGACGCATTGGCCCATTACCGGCGATATTCGTTGGTTTCACCAACCGATGTCGAAGCTCTTTCAGAATTCGGCTATTTGCTCAAAGATGTAGGGAGCTACGATCAGGCATATCTTATACTAACTCGTGCGCTTGCATTAGAGCCGAATCAAGATGACCTTCGCCTTGTTGCGGCCGAGTTGGCGATTCGTTTGCGTCGGTTTAATGATGCAGTTAATCTCATTAATTCGCTGATTGAAAAGTCTCCTGACGATCCCGTCTTGCAAGAGCGACTTGCCATTTGTCAGAGCGGTAAAGGGGATTACCGAGAGGCACGTCAAACGCTGGAAAGAGCGATCAAGTTAGATAAAAAGAATCGCGATTACTACTTGCATCTTGCGAATTTACAGTTCTCAGCGTTGAACAGCTACATCGAAGCGAAGAAAACTCTCGATCGTATGGTCGAAAGTGATCCTAAAGAACCGCTCACCTATGTGAATAGAGGGCACTGGATTCTTTCAGTGATTGCTAGTGGCGTAGCAGATAAACAGGAAAACGCCGCGAATGCAAATATTCAAACGTCTCGTGATTATCGGATTGAACAGGTTCAAGCAGACGTTGATAAGTCGCTCGAACTAGCTCCTGGATTAATTGATGTCAATCTGCTCGCTGCGGAACTCGCTCTAACAAAATCAGATCTGGACGAGGCGGCCAAGTTTGCGAATTACGCTAAGCGGATTGCCCCACAAGAGCCTTATCCTGTTCGGCTATTGATTCGAGTTGAGAGTCTCAAGGGAGATCTTGAGAGGGCCGTTGAGCTTTCAAAGGAAGCGGTGCAGGTTTGGCCGAAAGATTTCCAAATTCATTGGATGTTAGCAAACCTCCTTATCGACCTGCAAAATGTTGAAGAAGCCTCGCCCGTCGTCGACAAGCTGCGATCGCTTTCACCAAGTCCGGCGTTGGTCGCCTTGCTCGAGGCCCGGATCCTTGCCGTTCAAGGAAAGTGGTTGGAATCTGCCAAGTTGGTCGAGGCAAACCGAGCTCTGTTAATTAACTGGCCTACAATCGCTAGTCGCGCTGACTTTCATTTAGGGCGATGTTATCAGCAATTGGCTCGACCGGATCAGGAGTTGAATGCCTATCGTCGGGCATTAGCAGCAGACCCGACATCTCGTGATCTTCGTTTGGCGGTTGCGAATGCATTGAGAGATGCGAACAAATTCGATGAGGCATTTGAGGAGTATCAAGTTCTAGTCGAATTTGAGCGTTCGAGTGCTGAAAGCGGAGAAGGTGAAGGGGTTCCTTTCGAGGCGGTTGTGAATTACTTCCGGCTACTTATTCGTGAAGAATCGCTCAAATCGAATGATCAGTCGTTTGATAATGTTGGCAAGGTCCTCGATCAATTAGAGTCGCGTGAGCCGGAAATTGAGTTTCTTCCGATCCTGCGTGCTGAGTGGCTAATCTCGAAAGGTGAAACGGAAGAAGCGGTCGAGCTCGTACACAAGGCAAGGACCGAATCACCGAACAAGTTCGAGTATTTGTCTGCCGAGGTAATGTTAGCTTGTCAGCAGGAAGATTGGTCGGCCGCAGATCGAATGTTGGCCGACGGCAAAAAGGAATTTAGCGCCGATGAGAGATATTGGATGCTTCGCGGGAAGTACGCGATGCTCCGTTATGGAACCGATGCTGGGCAGTACCTGAAAGAGATTTCCCAAAGTAGTGAATTGCAGGATCTGGAAAAATACCCAGCAGTTGTAAGTTATCTGGCGTCGCTCGCATTTTGGATTCAGGATTCTGAACTGACTAAGGAGCTTGGTCAGAAGGTCGTGAAGGCTGAGCCAGATCAACTTGCAATTCGCCTTCTCTTGTTGGAGGTCGCATTTCGCGAGGAGGACTTGGAGGCGATCGGTCCATTGCTAGCCGAAGTCGAAAAGATCGATGGTCAACACGCGACATGGAATTATGGTGAGGCTGTTCGGTTGGTGCTTTCTGCTCAAGTCGACGATAACAAAACACCCGAAGATAAGCGGTTGTTACGCGCATTTGCTCACTTGGCCGACGCAGAGAAACTGCGTCCAGGTTGGAGCCGACCAATCACTTTCGAGGCTCAAATCCTTGAGTCACAAGGTCAAGAAGATGTTGCATTAGCGAAGTATGAGGATGCCATCTCTCTTGGTGAACGTGATCCAATCGTCGTACAACGTACGACTGCGCTTCTGTTTAAACGCGGTCGGTATGGAGAGGTTGATCGATTATTAGCTCGTCTTGACGACAACGGAAATAAGATCTCTGCCGATCTGCTTGAGGCCGGTAGAGAGGCGGCAATGCAATTGGGCAATCTTGGTCGGGCTTTGCAGCTCGCTCAAGATCTGGCGGGTAAGTCAGGAAGTTCTGATGATCATGTTTGGCTTGCTCAGCTACTTGTGATGCTACAGAAGCCAGAGCAGGCTGAAATTGAATTGAAGAAGGCGATCGAGATTTCTCCAAATATGCCCGAACCTTGGCTCGGTATGGTCAGTATTTATGCCAAGAATGGTCAAAGAGATCTTGCCTCGCAGGCAATTGAAGATGGAAGTAGTAAGCTCGACGAAAATAAGAGGGATATCTTCAGAGGGCGTAGCTACGAGATTCTTGGCGACGGCGGAAAAGCGGAAGCATCATATCGGACGGCGATTATTAACAATCCAGACGACGTACAAGCGAGGTTCTCCCTTGTAAGGTACTATTTGCGAACCAATCGTCAGGCCGATTCAATTCGTGAGCTTCGTCTTTTTCTTAAAGAGGAACTCACTGAAGATATGCGAACCTGGGCACGTCGAAATCTAGCAATTCAGCTCGCAAAAGAAGGCGGTGATGGCAACACTGAAGAATCGCTCAAGCTATTAGATGACAATGAAGAGGCCATTGGGCAGAATCGGCAAGATCAAATTGTAAGAGCAACCATCTTTGCAATTCAGCCAGAGGAAGAAGCGCAGAAGTCTGCGATTAAGACATTGGAGGAAGTGGGGGGAAGTAGTCTAAGCTTGGAAGAGCAGTTTCTTTTGGGCAAGTTGTACGCGACACATGATCAAATCGCGAAAGCGACTCAATTGTTTAGTCAGCTTACAATTCGCTCTTCTGGCGATCCCAAGTACCTACGAGCCTATATTGCCGCTCTTTTAAAGAATGGGGAAGTCAGCGAAGCAGGGGTTTGGGCAGATAGGTTGGCGCTGGACCTGCCTTCTCACATCACGACCGTTGATCTTCAATCCAAGGTCCTTTTCGCTAAGGGACGCTACGATGAGATTCCGCCCCTCCTGAATAAGTGGCTTAACGATGATGTCACTTCACAGGAGAGGGGTGTTGCCAGTCATAGTGTTCAATTGGAGTGGGCTGCATCTAAATTAGATGAGTTCGCAGATCAAATGGACAAAGATCATCTAAGTACCGCAAGTAAGTTTCGCTCGCAGGCTAATGATTTGCGTTTGGCACTAAAAGAGCCAGCGATGAAGCTGCAGCAAGCCACTTTATTGGTAGCACGCACACAGATTGAACCTGCTTTGACAATGCTTCGCGAGATTGTTGGCAAGGTACCAGCTCAAGATTTTAGTAGAACATTTTCGTACATCGTTGGGCAAAATCCCAGCGTGACTATATTGGAAGAAATGGATGAGATTTTGAAAGAGGCTCAAAAAGAGTACTCCGATGACATGGATGTTCTTAAAGTTGCGGGGGATGTCGCACTTCTAAGAGGGGAGTTCGAGAGGTCTCGCAAGGCTTATCAGCAGGTTTTGGCTGGAAGTCCAGAGGATGTGCACGCACTGAACAATTGTGCATTGGCAATGGCGTTTGAAGGTGGTAGCAAAGAAGCGGTGGTCCTGGCTAATAAGGCGGTTGCCGTTGGAGGAGAGGTGCCTCCTTTACTCGACACTCGGGGAGTTACCTATTTGGCCGTTGGTGATACCGCAAGTGCAATCCAGGACTTTAAGAAGGCGATCGCTTCCAGTCCACTACCGGAGTACTTTTTCCATTTAGCACTGGCCCAGAAACGGGCTGGAAAGTTTGCCGAAAGCAAGGCGTCGCTTACAGCGATCGATTTGCCTGAATTCGGTGACTTAACCTTGCACGAGAGTGAAAGAGCAGCATACGAAGAGTTGTTGTCCACCGATTGA
- a CDS encoding exosortase C-terminal domain/associated protein EpsI: MNKIAARTIVVCTFVLLCSAGATWLEHRFDVTVRQPDVDVNKMPEVFAGWESESVPIDPEIARFVGAGAFVSRVYRRSGESPVSVYAAVWADQSIVSDISPHPPTVCYPNAGWTQGRSKEVLVGGALPVLLLEFSRAGERIVTAHWYQLGGLQYTDRDSGRFGLSKLWGEQDWPPMVKVLLQTQASSIEDAESQLIAIASEVNEFTKTIQ; encoded by the coding sequence ATGAACAAGATCGCGGCGCGAACCATCGTAGTATGTACTTTTGTACTGCTCTGTTCGGCAGGAGCTACTTGGCTGGAGCATCGCTTCGATGTTACTGTTCGGCAGCCAGATGTTGATGTCAACAAAATGCCGGAAGTGTTTGCTGGTTGGGAAAGCGAGTCCGTTCCGATTGATCCCGAAATTGCTCGATTTGTAGGAGCAGGCGCATTTGTTAGTCGCGTGTATCGACGATCAGGTGAATCGCCAGTCTCTGTATATGCGGCCGTTTGGGCCGACCAGTCGATCGTTTCTGATATTTCTCCGCACCCGCCTACGGTCTGTTATCCGAATGCAGGTTGGACTCAAGGGCGTAGTAAGGAAGTCTTAGTAGGGGGGGCGTTGCCTGTTTTACTGCTGGAATTCTCACGTGCGGGAGAGCGTATCGTGACAGCGCACTGGTATCAATTGGGTGGCTTGCAGTATACGGATCGCGATTCTGGGCGTTTCGGGCTCAGCAAGTTATGGGGAGAACAGGACTGGCCGCCAATGGTAAAAGTCCTGCTTCAAACCCAGGCGTCGAGTATTGAAGATGCCGAATCACAATTGATTGCAATTGCTTCGGAAGTGAATGAGTTCACTAAGACGATTCAGTAG
- a CDS encoding exopolysaccharide biosynthesis polyprenyl glycosylphosphotransferase, with translation MASEGSVVLTQERFSDTSSVPLVNERHLYRVEAQGVPLGSDVEEPMARRLADLSLRQSLLFGFPLMLADFGVMWATIFMVTQVQSLWLTLPYTGVGATVASLAASLLVLIAHGSGLYPAIGMASVVEFRNLVKASGISVLACSSIACITVTQGDFLYYASLGMISLPMLLFLLPSARFIVRSFMTRFSWWGAPTLIYTQPEQARYLVGQLRGMAERGLKPVGILVAPGQYWDSGCKDIGYPVFDVRDAMTCAIGLKSTWVLISEGSESEASLEIPATLELIPNRIVLSQKNPVGLWGERQCIGLSGGVRLQSRCPDTFRCMVKRAFDLFVSGSALVFLSPFLLAITLLIRIGSPGPVFYGQTRVGRFGKSFTAWKFRTMRVNADQYLEECLRNNKELRAEWDATHKLKRDPRVTWVGRFLRKTSLDELPQLWNILIGQMSVVGPRPIVDSETYDRSYIVDFPNAFAAYKTVRPGLTGMWQISCRNRGTYEMRIYWDVYYIQNWSLWLDLYITLRTVRTVFLREGAY, from the coding sequence ATGGCCAGTGAAGGTTCAGTCGTACTTACTCAGGAACGCTTCTCCGATACGAGTTCGGTTCCGTTGGTAAATGAGAGGCATCTATATCGTGTCGAGGCTCAGGGTGTGCCCTTGGGATCGGACGTTGAAGAGCCGATGGCACGGCGTCTCGCAGACCTATCACTCAGGCAGTCATTGTTGTTTGGTTTCCCGCTCATGCTTGCCGATTTCGGCGTCATGTGGGCAACCATCTTTATGGTTACTCAGGTGCAATCGCTGTGGCTAACGCTTCCATACACCGGTGTAGGCGCTACTGTGGCCTCATTGGCTGCGTCGCTATTGGTTCTGATTGCTCACGGTTCAGGTCTTTATCCTGCGATTGGAATGGCCTCGGTTGTCGAGTTTCGCAATCTTGTAAAAGCATCTGGAATCTCGGTGCTGGCGTGTTCTTCGATTGCATGTATTACAGTCACTCAGGGTGACTTCTTGTATTATGCTTCCCTCGGCATGATTTCACTTCCGATGCTCTTGTTTCTGCTTCCCTCTGCGAGGTTTATTGTTCGCTCTTTCATGACCCGATTTAGTTGGTGGGGAGCCCCAACGCTGATCTATACTCAGCCTGAACAAGCGCGATACCTTGTTGGACAGCTTCGGGGCATGGCGGAACGCGGCTTGAAGCCGGTTGGCATTCTTGTCGCACCTGGTCAGTACTGGGATTCTGGCTGCAAAGATATCGGGTATCCCGTGTTTGATGTGCGTGATGCGATGACGTGCGCGATCGGATTGAAATCGACTTGGGTATTGATCAGCGAAGGTAGCGAAAGCGAGGCTTCGCTCGAGATTCCTGCGACGCTCGAATTGATTCCTAATCGAATCGTGCTGTCCCAGAAAAATCCCGTTGGACTTTGGGGGGAAAGGCAATGTATTGGGCTTAGCGGTGGTGTGCGACTTCAAAGTCGTTGTCCTGACACTTTTCGCTGCATGGTGAAGCGGGCATTTGATCTTTTTGTATCAGGTAGTGCCCTCGTTTTTCTTTCTCCCTTTCTTCTGGCAATTACACTTCTCATTCGGATTGGCTCTCCTGGGCCTGTGTTCTACGGCCAGACCCGCGTTGGACGGTTTGGCAAGAGTTTCACGGCATGGAAATTCCGAACTATGCGAGTTAATGCAGATCAGTATCTAGAGGAGTGTCTTCGCAACAACAAGGAATTGCGGGCCGAGTGGGACGCTACTCACAAGCTAAAGCGAGATCCGCGAGTGACTTGGGTTGGACGTTTCCTCCGCAAGACGAGCTTGGACGAACTACCGCAGTTGTGGAATATCCTTATAGGTCAGATGAGTGTTGTCGGGCCTCGACCTATCGTCGATTCCGAAACGTATGATCGCAGTTACATTGTTGATTTCCCTAATGCTTTTGCGGCCTATAAGACCGTTCGACCGGGTTTGACCGGTATGTGGCAAATCAGCTGTCGTAATCGTGGAACCTATGAGATGCGAATCTACTGGGACGTTTACTACATACAGAACTGGTCATTATGGCTTGATCTGTACATCACGTTAAGAACGGTCCGAACGGTGTTCCTGCGAGAAGGGGCATATTAG
- a CDS encoding exosortase/archaeosortase family protein has product MASEKNIIAEHKSSQVTLVGLVVCILVIAFWSVGLTLTRIWSSQPDMSHGFFVPIVSLWLLWFRSDLIPEKGEIGGVGSVFAGVVIILLGIAIRCFGILYHSLTFETWSVLPVVLGTVIGIGGWKGLRWAWPSVVFLAFMLPLPAAVGGMFGAKLQSLSTVVSNFTLQLVGIPAVAEGNVIWLSSQPLGVAEACNGLRMLTAFFAISVATCFILDRPVWQKVVLLASAPFVGVVANVFRITLIGIIYEQEPGEAMSKFAHDFAGWTMMPFAIVILVIELWVLSGLILPDDSTLPYHDDAPV; this is encoded by the coding sequence ATGGCAAGCGAGAAAAATATTATTGCTGAGCACAAGTCGTCTCAAGTCACTCTGGTTGGCTTGGTTGTTTGCATTCTCGTAATCGCATTTTGGTCGGTAGGGCTGACCTTAACCCGCATATGGTCTAGTCAGCCTGATATGTCGCACGGGTTTTTTGTGCCGATTGTTTCACTTTGGCTACTTTGGTTTCGTTCTGACTTGATACCGGAAAAGGGCGAAATTGGCGGGGTGGGGTCGGTTTTCGCAGGTGTGGTAATCATCCTTCTAGGTATCGCAATTCGCTGTTTTGGAATTCTCTATCACTCTTTGACATTCGAGACTTGGTCTGTCTTGCCAGTCGTGCTCGGAACTGTCATTGGGATCGGCGGTTGGAAGGGTTTGCGTTGGGCATGGCCTTCTGTGGTATTCCTGGCATTCATGCTGCCATTACCTGCAGCCGTCGGCGGGATGTTCGGAGCGAAACTTCAGTCGCTCTCAACAGTCGTCAGTAATTTCACGCTTCAGCTAGTAGGCATTCCCGCAGTCGCTGAGGGTAATGTGATATGGCTGTCTTCTCAGCCGTTAGGGGTTGCTGAGGCTTGTAATGGATTAAGGATGCTAACCGCATTTTTCGCTATATCTGTTGCAACCTGCTTTATCTTAGATCGCCCGGTTTGGCAGAAGGTCGTTTTACTCGCGAGCGCACCCTTTGTTGGCGTTGTAGCCAACGTTTTTCGGATTACGCTGATTGGTATCATCTATGAACAAGAGCCGGGAGAAGCAATGTCGAAGTTCGCGCATGATTTCGCCGGGTGGACGATGATGCCTTTTGCCATAGTCATCTTAGTGATTGAGTTGTGGGTTCTCTCTGGCTTGATCTTGCCAGATGATTCTACGCTTCCCTATCACGATGATGCTCCTGTGTAG